The following coding sequences are from one Streptomyces sp. NBC_01294 window:
- a CDS encoding SAV2148 family HEPN domain-containing protein — MSSGGLELPPGDSSHEGGPADAPGGVPGGAPAGVAAGAVSLAGGPAAAGSVRAGAELDWSTEAWSEVRTRAQRAGRAYIWLNLIEQRLRSVVGAVLRPIYEPVHGGDDWVVAAAGPAGQEWVQRAVAVREVSRRKGYLLDSADDNVLSFLTLPQLRELMVQHWPCFEPYFDDRREIELALDELEVTRNVVSRNRALSRPVLEQAERASARLLEVLGGGAGSPSADRLPIDAVEDLVGDRYADVVSVHPDRVRLQRQLPAEDLFGGARRLDAIGIGLNLLVQNFSGRRLVRLTEAGCRVRLLFLNPASSAVKRRERELGLRKGELSRSVEMNILHVRRVRAGLRDPSRFEIHVFDETPRFTAYLVEGQNSGIAVVQSYLRRARGMESPVLVLRGGGRGVPKDADHGLFTTYREEFESMWEDSRPVS, encoded by the coding sequence GTGAGCTCGGGAGGTCTGGAGCTGCCCCCTGGTGACAGCAGTCACGAGGGTGGCCCGGCGGACGCCCCAGGGGGTGTCCCCGGCGGGGCGCCTGCGGGGGTCGCGGCCGGTGCGGTCTCCCTGGCGGGCGGACCGGCGGCGGCCGGGAGCGTACGGGCCGGCGCCGAGCTGGACTGGAGCACGGAGGCCTGGAGCGAGGTCCGTACCCGGGCCCAGCGCGCGGGCCGTGCGTACATCTGGCTGAACCTGATCGAACAGCGGCTGCGCTCGGTGGTGGGGGCGGTGCTGCGGCCGATCTACGAGCCGGTGCACGGCGGGGACGACTGGGTGGTCGCGGCCGCCGGGCCCGCCGGACAGGAGTGGGTGCAGCGGGCCGTGGCCGTGCGCGAGGTCAGCCGGCGCAAGGGCTACCTGCTCGACTCGGCCGACGACAACGTGCTGAGCTTCCTGACCCTGCCCCAGCTGCGGGAGCTGATGGTCCAGCACTGGCCGTGCTTCGAGCCGTACTTCGACGACCGGCGCGAGATCGAGCTGGCCCTGGACGAGCTGGAGGTCACCCGCAACGTCGTCTCCCGCAACCGGGCGCTGTCGCGGCCCGTGCTGGAGCAGGCGGAGCGGGCCTCGGCGCGGCTCCTGGAAGTACTGGGCGGGGGCGCGGGCAGCCCCTCGGCCGACCGGCTGCCGATCGACGCCGTCGAGGACCTGGTGGGCGACCGGTACGCGGACGTCGTCTCCGTCCACCCGGACCGGGTGCGGCTGCAGCGCCAGCTCCCGGCCGAGGACCTCTTCGGCGGCGCGCGGCGGCTCGACGCCATCGGGATAGGGCTCAACCTGCTGGTCCAGAACTTCTCGGGCCGAAGACTCGTCCGGCTCACGGAGGCCGGCTGCCGCGTGCGGCTGCTGTTCCTGAACCCGGCGAGCAGCGCGGTCAAGCGGCGCGAGCGGGAACTGGGTCTGCGCAAGGGCGAGCTGAGCCGCTCGGTGGAGATGAACATCCTGCACGTGCGCCGGGTCCGGGCCGGGCTGCGGGATCCGTCGCGCTTCGAGATCCACGTCTTCGACGAGACGCCGCGCTTCACCGCCTACCTGGTGGAGGGGCAGAACTCGGGCATCGCCGTGGTCCAGTCGTACCTGCGGCGGGCGCGGGGCATGGAGTCCCCCGTCCTGGTCCTGCGGGGCGGCGGGCGCGGAGTGCCGAAGGACGCGGACCACGGGCTGTTCACGACGTACCGGGAGGAATTCGAGTCGATGTGGGAGGACTCCCGCCCGGTGTCGTGA
- the glgX gene encoding glycogen debranching protein GlgX produces the protein MQVWPGQAYPLGATYDGAGTNFAVYSEAARRIELCLLHDDGSESAVELRETDAFVRHAYLPGVMPGQRYGFRVHGPYEPERGRRCNAAKLLLDPYARAISGRVNWNEAVYGYHFGRPDSRNDLDSAPHTMSSVVVNPYFDWANDRPPRHEYHHTVLYEAHVKGLTMRHPDLPEELRGTYGALAHPAVIGHLAKLGVTALELMPVHQFVNDHRLVNDGLSNYWGYNTIGFFAPHNGYASGDRGQQVLEFKSAVRALHEAGIEVILDVVYNHTAEGNHLGPTLSFRGLDNASYYRLADDPRHYTDTTGTGNSLLMRSPHVLQLIMDSLRYWVTEMHVDGFRFDLAATLARQFHEVDRLSSFFDLVQQDPVVSQVKLIAEPWDLGEGGYQVGNFPPLWTEWNGKYRDTVRDLWRGQPRTLAEFAGRLTGSSDLYQDDGRRPLASINFTTCHDGFTLNDLVSYDEKHNEANREGNRDGETHNRSWNCGVEGPTEDPEVVELRERQMRNFTATLMLSQGVPMLSHGDEFGRTQGGNNNAYCQDNELSWVAWPEPGKPPPSLLEFTRRMVWLRRDHPVFRRRRFFHGRPVEGTHDELSDIAWFTPHGEEMRARDWQAQHARALTVFLNGEAISEPGTRGERITDDSFLLMFNAGAEPQDFTIPAGHGAQWRLVVDTAREEVLPPGTGPQYAAGDRVALTGRCLVLLQRPA, from the coding sequence ATGCAGGTCTGGCCTGGACAGGCGTATCCGCTCGGCGCCACGTACGACGGCGCCGGCACCAACTTCGCGGTCTACTCCGAGGCCGCCCGACGCATCGAGCTGTGCCTGCTCCACGACGACGGATCGGAGTCCGCCGTGGAATTGCGCGAGACGGACGCCTTCGTCCGCCACGCGTACCTGCCCGGCGTGATGCCGGGCCAGCGCTACGGCTTCCGGGTGCACGGGCCCTACGAGCCCGAGCGCGGCCGGCGCTGCAACGCGGCGAAACTGCTGCTGGATCCGTACGCGCGTGCGATCAGCGGCCGGGTGAACTGGAACGAGGCGGTGTACGGCTACCACTTCGGCCGCCCCGACTCGCGCAACGACCTGGACTCCGCCCCGCACACGATGAGCTCGGTCGTGGTGAATCCGTACTTCGACTGGGCGAACGACCGGCCGCCGCGCCACGAGTACCACCACACCGTGCTGTACGAGGCCCACGTCAAGGGTCTGACCATGCGCCATCCGGATCTGCCGGAGGAGCTGCGCGGCACGTACGGGGCGCTCGCCCACCCGGCGGTCATCGGCCACCTCGCCAAGCTCGGGGTGACGGCGCTGGAGCTGATGCCGGTGCACCAGTTCGTCAACGACCACCGGCTGGTCAACGACGGACTGAGCAACTACTGGGGCTACAACACCATCGGGTTCTTCGCCCCGCACAACGGCTACGCCTCGGGCGACCGCGGCCAGCAGGTGCTGGAGTTCAAGTCGGCGGTCCGGGCCCTGCACGAGGCCGGGATCGAGGTGATCCTGGACGTGGTCTACAACCACACCGCGGAGGGGAACCACCTGGGCCCGACGCTGTCCTTCCGCGGGCTGGACAACGCCTCGTACTACCGGCTGGCGGACGATCCGCGCCACTACACGGACACCACCGGCACCGGGAACTCGCTCCTGATGCGCTCCCCGCACGTGCTCCAGCTGATCATGGACTCGCTGCGGTACTGGGTCACCGAGATGCACGTGGACGGCTTCCGCTTCGACCTGGCGGCGACGCTGGCCCGCCAGTTCCACGAGGTGGACCGGCTGTCGTCGTTCTTCGACCTGGTCCAGCAGGATCCCGTGGTCAGCCAGGTGAAGCTGATCGCCGAGCCCTGGGACCTGGGCGAGGGCGGCTACCAGGTGGGCAACTTCCCGCCGCTGTGGACCGAGTGGAACGGCAAGTACCGGGACACCGTACGGGACCTGTGGCGCGGGCAGCCGCGCACGCTGGCGGAGTTCGCCGGGCGGCTGACGGGCTCCTCGGACCTGTACCAGGACGACGGGCGGCGGCCGCTGGCGTCCATCAACTTCACCACCTGCCACGACGGTTTCACCCTGAACGACCTGGTCTCGTACGACGAGAAGCACAACGAGGCCAACCGGGAGGGCAACCGGGACGGCGAGACCCACAACCGGTCCTGGAACTGCGGGGTGGAGGGGCCGACCGAGGATCCGGAGGTCGTGGAGCTGCGCGAGCGCCAGATGCGCAACTTCACGGCCACCCTGATGCTGTCGCAGGGCGTGCCGATGCTCAGCCACGGCGACGAGTTCGGCCGCACCCAGGGCGGCAACAACAACGCCTACTGCCAGGACAACGAGCTGTCGTGGGTGGCCTGGCCGGAGCCGGGCAAACCGCCGCCGTCCCTGCTGGAGTTCACCCGGCGCATGGTGTGGCTGCGCCGCGACCACCCGGTCTTCCGGCGGCGCCGGTTCTTCCACGGCCGACCGGTGGAGGGCACCCACGACGAGCTCTCCGACATCGCCTGGTTCACCCCGCACGGGGAGGAGATGCGGGCGCGCGACTGGCAGGCCCAGCACGCGCGGGCGCTGACCGTGTTCCTCAACGGGGAGGCGATCTCCGAGCCGGGCACCCGCGGGGAGCGGATCACCGACGACTCGTTCCTGCTGATGTTCAACGCGGGCGCGGAGCCGCAGGACTTCACCATTCCGGCGGGGCACGGCGCGCAGTGGCGGCTGGTGGTCGACACGGCGCGGGAGGAGGTGCTGCCACCCGGCACCGGGCCGCAGTATGCGGCCGGGGACCGGGTGGCGCTGACGGGGCGGTGTCTGGTGCTGCTTCAGCGCCCGGCGTAG
- a CDS encoding MFS transporter gives MVGTVNTYRHVIALTGPLLPLVSFLARLPVAMSQFGSFLLVAHTSGSLATAGMVGGALSLGQVLFGPVLGWLADRHGQRPVVLAAAAVNAVATAALVAGALTHLATVPLAAIGAVTGASVPLIGPLARTRSVALARRAKSDESVVGAVHALEGTLDEVSFVFGPALVGLAALLAHPAFALAGAAGLVAVFGTVYALHPTAAVTAGAPARDRAKGSRVRPPGVVYAVRGSLALQGAMFGACQAGITALTIRLGVPDQAAVVYSAMGVVSAAVGLSLGALPARFGLRLRWRVATGAALVLSVPLLFTDSLWPLYAVVTVLGAAYAPHLITAFALTERAVEPARLSTSMAFAASCLVAGQATALVLCGRLAERYGPAGAFAVAVGAAALCLALALVTRVPAARTHTVKASVPARRAASPTAGESGAAYAGR, from the coding sequence GTGGTTGGAACCGTCAACACCTATCGACACGTCATAGCCCTGACCGGGCCCCTACTTCCGCTCGTCTCTTTCCTCGCCCGCCTGCCCGTCGCGATGTCCCAGTTCGGAAGCTTCCTGCTGGTCGCCCACACCAGCGGATCGCTCGCCACCGCCGGCATGGTCGGAGGCGCCCTCTCCCTCGGACAGGTCCTCTTCGGGCCCGTCCTCGGCTGGCTCGCCGACCGGCACGGACAGCGGCCCGTCGTGCTGGCCGCCGCCGCCGTCAACGCCGTGGCCACCGCCGCACTGGTCGCCGGGGCGCTCACCCACCTCGCGACCGTCCCGCTCGCCGCGATCGGCGCCGTCACCGGCGCCTCCGTCCCGCTGATCGGGCCGCTCGCCCGGACCCGCTCCGTGGCCCTGGCCCGCCGCGCCAAGTCCGACGAGAGCGTCGTGGGAGCCGTCCACGCGCTCGAAGGCACCCTCGACGAGGTCTCCTTCGTCTTCGGACCCGCCCTCGTCGGCCTCGCCGCGCTCCTCGCCCACCCGGCCTTCGCCCTCGCCGGCGCGGCCGGACTCGTCGCCGTCTTCGGCACCGTCTACGCGCTGCACCCGACCGCCGCCGTCACGGCCGGGGCACCCGCGCGGGACCGGGCCAAGGGGAGCCGGGTCCGGCCGCCCGGCGTGGTCTACGCCGTGCGCGGCTCCCTCGCCCTCCAGGGAGCCATGTTCGGTGCCTGCCAGGCCGGCATCACCGCACTCACCATCCGCCTCGGCGTCCCGGACCAGGCCGCCGTCGTCTACTCCGCCATGGGCGTCGTCAGTGCGGCCGTCGGCCTCTCGCTCGGCGCGCTGCCCGCCCGCTTCGGACTGCGGCTGCGCTGGCGGGTGGCGACCGGAGCCGCCCTGGTGCTCTCGGTGCCGCTGCTGTTCACCGACAGCCTGTGGCCGCTGTACGCCGTCGTCACCGTGCTCGGGGCCGCCTACGCACCCCACCTGATCACCGCCTTCGCGCTGACCGAGCGGGCCGTGGAACCGGCCCGGCTCTCCACGTCGATGGCCTTCGCCGCCAGCTGCCTGGTGGCCGGACAGGCCACGGCCCTCGTCCTCTGCGGCCGCCTCGCCGAGCGGTACGGCCCCGCCGGGGCCTTCGCCGTGGCCGTCGGGGCGGCCGCGCTCTGCCTGGCCCTGGCCCTCGTCACGCGGGTGCCCGCCGCCCGTACGCACACCGTCAAGGCCTCCGTACCGGCCCGGCGGGCCGCCTCGCCGACAGCCGGGGAGAGCGGCGCCGCCTACGCCGGGCGCTGA
- the treY gene encoding malto-oligosyltrehalose synthase: MSQPYATTESESDVPTPVTPASTYRLQLRPEFPFAAAEAAVPYIASLGVSHLHLSPVLEAVPGSAHGYDVTDHSRVRGELGGEPGLRALARTARAHGLGLVLDIVPNHMAVPTPLRLNGPLWEVLRDGPASPYARWFDIDWEAGGGQVLLPVLAGPADSCELRADGEVLRYGEQEFPLREGTAGLALPELLAAQWYRPAWWREARTDLNYRRFFTISDLIGVRVEDPEVFAATHAKVLELVRDGVAQGLRIDHVDGLADPREYLGRLRAAAGDGCWVVVEKILARHERLPPAWPVAGTTGYDALHRVDGVFTDPAGAAELADRYGRSTGLPQWPEAARACAREVLTGDLAAELAALERQAGPELSEAVRELLIAFPVYRPYPGDPELPSQALEQAAAAAGPGAVAGVRELLLRDPAFAARFAQTSAALRAKSLEDRAFYRYAPLLSATEVGGEPGHPAVSAEEFHAYCAALARDWPGAGTVLSTHDTKRSADVRARISALSQAPELMGSPAGPDPHLAWMARQTALGLGRVPEAVPRLADALLKAVREAALHTSWTDQDEGYEAGIPAYVPAPLDLPAELAEAARANLLGMTLLHLAMPGVPEVYQGAETEYRALVDPDNRRPAHFPRTALARLDAGAAPDGPAEEKLALTAAVLRLRRDRPELFRGYAPVAVRGPAAGHLVAFTRAPGLLVAATRLSHRLAASGGWRDTRLRLPPGKWTPALPSHPQPRPSHSGATDVAALLDGRPVGVWLRR, encoded by the coding sequence ATGAGCCAGCCGTACGCGACCACCGAATCGGAATCTGATGTTCCGACACCCGTCACCCCGGCGTCGACCTACCGCCTCCAACTGCGTCCGGAGTTCCCCTTCGCGGCGGCCGAGGCAGCCGTACCGTACATCGCCTCGCTCGGCGTGTCACACCTGCACCTCTCCCCCGTCCTGGAGGCGGTGCCCGGCTCGGCGCACGGGTACGACGTCACCGACCACTCCCGCGTACGCGGCGAGCTCGGCGGCGAGCCGGGCCTGCGCGCCCTGGCCCGGACCGCCCGGGCGCACGGGCTCGGACTGGTCCTCGACATCGTGCCCAACCACATGGCGGTGCCGACGCCGCTGCGGCTGAACGGGCCGCTGTGGGAGGTGCTGCGCGACGGGCCCGCCTCGCCGTACGCCCGCTGGTTCGACATCGACTGGGAGGCAGGCGGCGGGCAGGTGCTGCTGCCGGTGCTCGCCGGGCCGGCGGACTCCTGCGAGCTGCGGGCCGACGGCGAGGTGCTGCGCTACGGGGAGCAGGAGTTCCCGCTGCGGGAAGGGACCGCGGGGCTGGCGCTGCCCGAGCTGCTCGCCGCGCAGTGGTACCGGCCGGCGTGGTGGCGCGAGGCACGGACCGACCTCAACTACCGCCGTTTCTTCACCATTTCGGATCTGATCGGGGTCCGGGTGGAGGATCCGGAGGTGTTCGCGGCCACCCACGCGAAGGTGCTGGAGCTGGTCCGGGACGGGGTCGCGCAGGGGCTGCGGATCGACCACGTGGACGGCCTGGCGGACCCGCGGGAGTACCTGGGACGGCTGCGCGCGGCGGCGGGGGACGGCTGCTGGGTGGTGGTCGAGAAGATCCTGGCCCGCCACGAGCGGCTGCCCCCCGCCTGGCCGGTGGCGGGGACCACCGGGTACGACGCGCTGCACCGGGTGGACGGGGTGTTCACGGACCCGGCGGGGGCCGCGGAACTGGCGGACCGGTACGGGCGGTCCACCGGCCTGCCGCAGTGGCCGGAGGCGGCCCGGGCTTGCGCGCGGGAGGTGCTGACCGGGGACCTGGCGGCCGAGCTCGCGGCGCTGGAACGGCAGGCCGGGCCGGAACTGTCCGAGGCCGTAAGGGAGTTGCTGATCGCCTTTCCCGTCTACCGGCCGTACCCCGGCGATCCGGAACTGCCGTCGCAGGCGCTGGAGCAGGCGGCCGCGGCGGCCGGTCCGGGCGCGGTGGCCGGCGTACGGGAACTGCTCCTGCGGGATCCGGCCTTCGCCGCCCGCTTCGCCCAGACCTCGGCGGCCCTGCGCGCCAAGTCCCTCGAGGACCGGGCCTTCTACCGGTACGCGCCGCTGCTGTCGGCCACCGAGGTCGGCGGGGAGCCGGGGCATCCGGCGGTGTCCGCCGAGGAGTTCCACGCGTACTGCGCCGCGCTGGCCCGGGACTGGCCGGGGGCCGGGACCGTGCTGTCCACGCACGACACCAAGCGCAGCGCGGACGTCCGGGCCCGGATCTCGGCGCTCTCGCAGGCGCCGGAGCTGATGGGCAGCCCCGCGGGTCCCGACCCGCACCTGGCCTGGATGGCCCGGCAGACCGCGCTGGGCCTCGGCCGGGTCCCCGAGGCGGTGCCCCGGCTGGCCGACGCCCTGCTCAAGGCGGTCCGCGAGGCCGCCCTGCACACCAGCTGGACCGACCAGGACGAGGGCTACGAGGCGGGCATCCCCGCGTACGTCCCGGCCCCCCTCGACCTGCCGGCGGAGCTGGCGGAGGCGGCCCGCGCCAACCTGCTCGGCATGACGCTGCTGCACTTGGCGATGCCGGGGGTCCCGGAGGTCTACCAGGGCGCGGAGACCGAGTACCGGGCCCTGGTCGACCCCGACAACCGGCGCCCGGCCCACTTCCCGCGCACGGCGCTGGCCCGGCTGGACGCGGGGGCCGCCCCCGACGGCCCGGCCGAGGAGAAGCTGGCCCTCACGGCCGCCGTGCTGCGGCTGCGCCGGGACCGGCCGGAGCTCTTCCGCGGCTACGCGCCGGTCGCGGTCCGGGGGCCGGCAGCGGGCCATCTGGTGGCCTTCACCCGGGCCCCCGGCCTGCTGGTGGCGGCCACCCGGCTGTCCCACCGGCTGGCCGCGTCGGGCGGCTGGCGCGACACCCGCCTGCGCCTGCCCCCGGGGAAGTGGACCCCCGCACTGCCGTCGCACCCTCAACCCCGTCCGTCGCACAGCGGTGCGACGGACGTGGCCGCCCTGCTGGACGGCCGTCCCGTGGGCGTCTGGCTCCGCCGGTGA
- a CDS encoding M14 family zinc carboxypeptidase codes for MCYPTPQELGLAARALADEHPGEVRLRQAGTSRGGQPLWVLSVAAFAAAAVAAAPRGAGRNVLVVAGAHANEPVGGATALSLARRLLHDPAPRAGCDWHFLLCADPDGADLHRTPRPYSLLDYHRSFFRPPGPEQPEWAPSLLPPDRLPPETLALTALIDELRPVLQVSLHATDLGGSWVQLTRDIPGLAEPFAKSAAELRIPVENGASDAAGWPSPGPGIFVIPQPGSEAAGAFHPEDTRLSTWYHAHRYAGTTAIVEVPMWASDLVDDPAPHPDPRGALRMLAERLTTDSALVAGVRALIGPGPAPYEDPAAAPLLRAVDWTLALIPRVTVEWTGAEAPAEATAAYIASIDAFGRRLSLRAAAMLLRVLRAQGHPAAPGLDRLVTGWCEDFAARFGARWVPVATQVEHQSRTVLAAYERLVAAGRPS; via the coding sequence ATGTGCTACCCCACCCCGCAGGAACTCGGGCTGGCCGCCCGCGCGCTGGCGGACGAACACCCCGGCGAGGTCCGGCTGCGCCAGGCCGGCACCTCCCGGGGCGGGCAGCCGCTCTGGGTCCTGTCCGTCGCCGCGTTCGCCGCGGCCGCCGTAGCCGCCGCGCCGCGCGGGGCCGGCCGCAACGTCCTCGTCGTCGCCGGGGCGCACGCCAACGAGCCCGTCGGCGGCGCCACCGCCCTCTCGCTCGCCCGCCGGCTCCTGCACGACCCGGCGCCGCGGGCCGGCTGCGACTGGCACTTCCTGCTCTGCGCCGACCCGGACGGCGCGGACCTGCACCGTACGCCCCGCCCGTACTCGCTCCTGGACTACCACCGCAGCTTCTTCCGGCCGCCCGGACCCGAACAGCCCGAGTGGGCGCCGTCTTTACTGCCCCCGGACCGGCTGCCGCCCGAAACCCTGGCCCTGACCGCGCTCATCGACGAACTGCGGCCCGTCCTCCAGGTCTCCCTGCACGCCACCGATCTCGGCGGCTCCTGGGTCCAGCTCACCCGGGACATCCCCGGCCTCGCCGAGCCGTTCGCCAAATCGGCCGCCGAGCTGCGCATCCCGGTGGAGAACGGGGCCTCGGACGCCGCCGGCTGGCCGTCCCCGGGGCCCGGGATCTTCGTGATCCCGCAGCCGGGGAGCGAGGCCGCCGGTGCCTTCCACCCGGAGGACACCCGGCTCAGCACCTGGTACCACGCCCACCGGTACGCCGGCACCACCGCGATCGTCGAAGTCCCCATGTGGGCCTCCGACCTGGTGGACGACCCGGCCCCGCACCCCGACCCGCGCGGCGCCCTGCGGATGCTGGCCGAGCGGCTCACGACGGACTCCGCGCTGGTCGCCGGGGTACGGGCGCTGATCGGGCCGGGTCCGGCCCCCTACGAGGACCCGGCCGCCGCGCCGCTGCTGCGCGCGGTGGACTGGACGCTCGCGCTGATCCCCCGGGTCACCGTCGAGTGGACCGGCGCCGAGGCCCCCGCGGAGGCCACGGCGGCGTACATCGCCAGCATCGACGCCTTCGGGCGGCGGCTGTCGCTGCGCGCCGCCGCGATGCTGCTGCGGGTGCTGCGCGCGCAGGGCCATCCGGCGGCGCCCGGGCTGGACCGGCTGGTCACCGGGTGGTGCGAGGATTTCGCGGCCCGCTTCGGGGCCCGCTGGGTCCCGGTGGCCACCCAGGTGGAACACCAGTCCCGGACCGTCCTGGCCGCCTACGAACGCCTCGTGGCGGCCGGCCGGCCGTCCTGA
- a CDS encoding GNAT family N-acetyltransferase: MEHTSAIRRARVGDLPRLAELMHEHIAYEKSAPRPSGLAEQLGPQLFAEGARLWVLLAETPDGLVAGYAACSAEFSFWDARDHLHMDCLYLAEESRGHGLGAALMDGVTGLARELGLDHVQWQTPVWNEGAIRFYDRLGATGHSKRRYALPVEPAASPSPSPSSS; encoded by the coding sequence ATGGAACACACGTCTGCCATCCGCCGCGCCCGCGTCGGGGACCTGCCCCGCCTGGCCGAGCTCATGCACGAGCACATCGCCTACGAGAAGTCGGCGCCGCGCCCGTCCGGCCTCGCCGAGCAGCTCGGTCCGCAGCTGTTCGCCGAGGGGGCCCGGCTGTGGGTGCTGCTCGCCGAGACCCCGGACGGCCTGGTCGCCGGATACGCCGCCTGCTCGGCCGAGTTCTCCTTCTGGGACGCGCGGGACCACCTGCACATGGACTGCCTCTACCTGGCGGAGGAGTCCCGCGGTCACGGGCTCGGCGCCGCCCTGATGGACGGCGTGACGGGCCTGGCCCGCGAGCTCGGCCTCGACCACGTCCAGTGGCAGACCCCCGTCTGGAACGAGGGCGCGATCCGCTTCTACGACCGGCTCGGGGCCACCGGGCACTCCAAGCGCCGGTACGCCCTGCCCGTGGAGCCCGCCGCCTCCCCTTCCCCTTCCCCTTCCTCCTCCTAG
- a CDS encoding DUF1707 and FHA domain-containing protein produces the protein MTSSFEFPAFPAPRLSDAERDRALGQLREGAALGKLSHDTFLRRMELALVARRSEDLAVLTADLQAREAAESPWTRRLFGWVGRASAVSVGIRRAWAAEKLPKLLLPHPSAAGLRIGRDPGNGLRLSHETVSRAHAELSLQGGMWVLKDLGSTNGTTVNGRRVTGSAVVRDGDQVSFGKMTFRLSAH, from the coding sequence GTGACGTCGAGTTTCGAGTTCCCCGCCTTCCCCGCGCCACGGCTCTCGGACGCCGAGCGCGACCGGGCGCTGGGCCAGCTCAGGGAGGGTGCTGCCCTGGGCAAGCTGTCCCACGACACCTTCCTGCGCCGGATGGAACTCGCCCTGGTCGCACGCCGTTCCGAGGACCTCGCCGTCCTCACGGCCGACCTCCAGGCCAGGGAGGCCGCCGAAAGCCCGTGGACCCGTCGGCTGTTCGGCTGGGTCGGCCGGGCCTCGGCCGTGTCCGTCGGCATCCGGCGCGCCTGGGCCGCCGAGAAACTGCCCAAGCTGCTGCTCCCGCATCCGAGCGCGGCGGGCCTGCGGATCGGCCGCGACCCCGGCAACGGGCTGCGGCTCAGCCACGAGACGGTCTCCCGGGCCCATGCGGAACTGAGCCTGCAGGGCGGGATGTGGGTGCTCAAGGACCTCGGCTCCACCAACGGGACCACGGTCAACGGGCGCCGGGTGACCGGCTCCGCGGTGGTCCGCGACGGTGACCAGGTCAGCTTCGGGAAGATGACCTTCCGGCTCTCGGCGCACTAG